In Gadus macrocephalus chromosome 11, ASM3116895v1, a single genomic region encodes these proteins:
- the LOC132468089 gene encoding amyloid-beta A4 precursor protein-binding family A member 1-like, with amino-acid sequence MENFWMYQMDKQNEQQLTKEPINLEQHWQDEPPGSISASPSEAECSSKQLLQDPGFESPPNETRRSLASFPKFVEVPGPCDPDDLMSGVVFAANYLGCTQLLSEKTPSKNMRMTQAQEAVRRVKAPESSSEEMSEVDLFISTQRIKVLSADTQEVMIDHPLQSITYITDIGDIVVLMARRRVSRPDNVETSASDQSNSFQYKLICHVFESEDAQFIAQAIGQAFSVAYQEFLRANGINPEDLSQKEYSKLLKTKDMYNDDLIHFSKSENCKDVCIEKAKGEILGVVIVESGWGSILPTVIIANLLHAGPAEKSGAINIGDQLMSVNSTSLVGLPLATCQSIIKGLKNETRVKMSIVSCPPVTTVLIRRPDQRYQLGFSVQNGIICSLMRGGIAERGGVRVGHRIIDINGQSVVTTSQKKMIHILSTAVGEIHMKTMPAAVYRLLTAQEQPFYI; translated from the exons ATGGAGAACTTTTGGATGTACCAGATGGACAAGCAAAATGAGCAGCAGCTTACAAAAGAGCCAATTAATTTGGAACAGCACTGGCAAGATGAG CCTCCAGGATCTATCTCAGCCTCACCCTCCGAGGCTGAGTGCTCCAGTAAGCAACTCCTGCAGGACCCCGGCTTTGAGTCTCCTCctaatgag ACTAGGAGAAGCCTTGCATCATTTCCAAAATTTGTGGAAG TTCCAGGTCCGTGTGATCCAGACGACTTGATGAGCGGGGTTGTCTTTGCTGCAAACTACCTGGGATGCACGCAGCTACTCTCAGAGAAGACACCGTCCAAGAATATGCGGATGACGCAGGCCCAGGAAGCTGTCAGGCGTGTTAAG GCCCCTGAGAGTAGTTCTGAGGAAATGTCCGAGGTAGATCTCTTCATCTCTACGCAGAGGATCAAAGTGCTCAGTGCGGACACACAG GAGGTCATGATTGACCACCCCCTACAATCCATTACCTACATCACTGACATCGGGGACATTGTGGTTTTAATGGCGCGCCGTCGTGTGTCCAGACCAGACAATGTGGAGACCTCAGCCAGTGACCAAAGCAACAGTTTCCAATACAAGTTGATCTGCCATGTGTTTGAATCTGAGGAC GCCCAGTTCATAGCCCAGGCCATTGGACAGGCCTTTAGTGTGGCCTACCAGGAATTCTTGAGGGCTAATGGCATCAACCCAGAGGATCTGAGTCAGAAGGAATACAGTAAGCTGCTTAAGACCAAGGACATGTACAACGATGACCTCATTCACTTCTCCAAGTCTGAGAACTGCAAAGAT GTATGTATAGAGAAAGCTAAGGGGGAGATACTGGGCGTGGTCATTGTAGAGAGTGGCTGGGGCTCCATCCTGCCCACCGTCATCATTGCTAACCTGTTGCATGCTGGGCCAGCAGAGAAGTCTGGTGCCATCAACATTGGAGACCAGCTTATGTCTGTCAATTCAACCAGTCTAGTGGGACTGCCCCTAGCCACCTGCCAGAGCATCATTAAG GGCTTAAAGAACGAGACCCGGGTGAAGATGAGCATCGTGAGCTGTCCCCCAGTGACCACCGTCCTCATCAGACGACCAGACCAGCGCTACCAGCTGGGATTTAGTGTCCAGAATGGCATT ATCTGCAGTCTGATGCGGGGTGGCATCGCTGAGCGAGGGGGTGTGAGGGTCGGCCACCGCATCATTGATATAAACGGCCAGAGTGTGGTCACCACCTCCCAGAAGAAGATGATACACATTCTGTCCACCGCAGTGGGAGAG ATCCACATGAAGACTATGCCTGCAGCTGTGTATCGCCTGCTGACTGCCCAGGAACAACCTTTCTACATTTGA
- the ptar1 gene encoding protein prenyltransferase alpha subunit repeat-containing protein 1, whose product MAEFEKEVAVLVQRVVRDISNAFKKNPNIDEIGIIPCPEPRYNRSPIVLIETKLGLESWCVKFLLPSLHRKLLLYRQRKNYLDREALVDVTVTLLLLNPDFTTAWNIRKELLQCGVLNPEKDLYLGKLALTRFPKSPETWIHRRWVILQFLQQCCAQKGCRKEQCEGYLCHTEAMGSSQNLCTHQAKLLHQEMSVCSEAAGRYPSNYNAWSHRIWVLQHIAKDNVEVFLEEFSSMRRWVSMHVSDHSGFHYRQFLLQALLTELCKAPHTSTAATTLDQQGTTTTSPSARLTETRAAFGLDPSSTERQLGGGTIAQLFDLEMEFCSELIHSYPGHEALWCHRRQVVFLWHKWRRDHPHFPCNTNEGNGLHLSISKDNGQAFSSVEGSINGLPCGDAMEVDGPPDPCNAKQLKGGPLMSGSLALTAEHSFVSILLDDCGHSEQRRFALAYRKWLGNISRQ is encoded by the exons ATGGCTGAATTTGAAAAAGAGGTTGCTGTCCTGGTTCAAAGAGTTGTAAGGGATATCTCAAATGCATTTAAGAAAAACCCAAATAT TGATGAAATCGGCATCATTCCTTGTCCAGAACCACGCTACAACCGCAGCCCTATTGTGTTGATTGAGACCAAGCTGGGCTTGGAGAGTTGGTGTGTGAAGTTCCTGCTCCCTTCCCTTCACAGAAAACTGCTTCTCTACCGACAGCGCAAGAACTATCTGGATAGAGAAG CCCTCGTGGATGTCACTGTTACACTTCTGTTACTCAACCCAGATTTTACAACTGCATGGAATATCAG aaaggagctgCTCCAATGTGGTGTACTTAACCCAGAGAAGGACCTCTACCTTGGCAAGCTTGCCCTTACAAGGTTTCCAAAGAGCCCTGAGACATGGATTCACAG ACGCTGGGTGATTCTGCAGTTCCTTCAGCAGTGTTGTGCACAAAAGGGCTGTAGGAAGGAGCAGTGTGAGGGCTATCTGTGCCATACTGAAGCCATGGGAAGCAGCCAAAACCTTTGCACGCATCAAGCAAAACTCCTTCACCAAGAGATGAGCGTGTGTTCTGAGGCAGCCGGCCGCTACCCCAGCAATTATAATGCCTGGTCCCATCGTATCTGGGTGCTGCAGCACATAGCAAAAGACAACGTTGAG GTTTTCCTCGAGGAGTTCTCCTCCATGCGTCGATGGGTTTCTATGCACGTCTCAGACCACAGCGGCTTCCACTATCGGCAGTTCCTGCTTCAGGCACTTTTAACGGAGCTCTGCAAAGCCCCCCACACGTCCACCGCAGCTACCACTCTCGATCAACAAGGCACTACAACGACCAGCCCGAGTGCCCGCCTCACGGAAACCAGGGCGGCATTCGGGTTGGACCCATCCAGTACAGAGAGGCAGCTGGGCGGCGGGACGATAGCACAGCTGTTTGACCTAGAGATGGAGTTCTGTTCAGAGCTCATCCACTCCTACCCCGGCCATGAGGCTCTTTGGTGTCACAG GAGGCAGGTGGTCTTTTTGTGGCACAAATGGAGACGGGACCATCCACATTTCCCCTGCAACACCAATGAAGGCAATGGGTTACATTTGAGTATTTCGAAGGATAATGGACAGGCGTTCAGCAGCGTTGAAGGGAGCATCAACGGACTGCCGTGTGGTGATGCCATGGAGGTAGACGGGCCACCAGACCCATGCAATGCCAAGCAACTCAAGGGAGGTCCTCTGATGTCCGGCTCTCTGGCCCTCACAGCTGAGCACAGCTTTGTTTCCATTCTACTTGATGACTGTGGCCACTCGGAGCAGAGACGCTTTGCCCTCGCATACAGGAAGTGGTTGGGGAATATCAGTCGTCAGTAG
- the cenatac gene encoding coiled-coil domain-containing protein 84 isoform X1 — MGAFHCAVCRQTFFCGKKHIFGKSHQSRLKVVILKFIEKVKEARRTIKTPQVERFDGTKHGGTFWCYCCGIEMERNVTDGNVVVLHGGLLEHMATPEHKKNTQRFWWEYKADPKLMDKVLITTEATDRFKAEVDKALASYVEKEDTVLLQHTHMIQCQERHRLEVLQSFTEPEVEQELSNGGPSQGTPVEEAARPLGSKERAGPSWVKAKADGVGPGKGLTFIGHQDPSNDGNVHTGALPPWLQSDPLKEGSEGAEVGPSLQDFLKHKEQEKVKKLPPNRVGANFDHSSQTNADWLPSFGRVWNSGRRWQSRNQFREEEGKKKREKQGESGDSKRMRPNP, encoded by the exons ATGGGTGCATTTCACTGCGCCGTATGCAGACAGACATTCTTCTGTGGAAAGAAACACATCTTCGGGAAGAGCCACCAAAGCCGACTGAAAGTTGTGATCCTCAAATTCATAGAGAAG GTGAAGGAGGCCAGACGAACGATTAAGACCCCCCAGGTGGAGAGGTTTGATGGGACTAAGCATGGAGGGACCTTCTGGTGTTACTGTTGTGGAATTGAAATGGAGAGAAACGTCACCGACGGCAACGTGGTTGTTTTACACGGGGGCTTGTTGGAGCACATGGCTAC accCGAACACAAGAAGAACACCCAGAGGTTTTGGTGGGAGTACAAGGCCGATCCTAAACTTATGGATAAGGTCCTCATCACAACCGAGGCCACTGACAG ATTTAAAGCGGAGGTGGACAAAGCGTTGGCCTCTTATGTGGAGAAGGAGGATACAGTCCTTCTACAG CATACACATATGATCCAGTGCCAGGAGAGGCATCGCCTGGAGGTTCTTCAGTCCTTTACAGAG ccTGAGGTTGAGCAGGAGCTGTCGAACGGAGGTCCGAGTCAAGGGACGCCTGTGGAGGAGGCTGCTAG ACCTCTGGGATCAAAGGAGCGCGCCGGGCCCAGCTGGGTTAAAGCAAAGGCTGATGGGGTGGGACCAGGGAAAGGCCTGACGTTCATTGGTCATCAG GATCCTTCAAACGATGGAAATGTTCACACAG GGGCCCTCCCCCCATGGCTTCAAAGTGATCCACTAAAGGAGGGTTCAGAAGGAGCAGAGGTCGGCCCAAGCCTCCAAGACTTCCTCAAGCACA aAGAGCAGGAGAAGGTTAAGAAGCTTCCTCCTAACCGAGTGGGAGCTAACTTTGACCACAGCTCCCAGACCAACGCAGACTGGCTGCCGTCGTTTGGCCGCGTGTGGAACAGTGGGAGGCGATGGCAGTCGAG GAACCAATTTAGAGAAGAAGAAGGTAAAAAGAAGAGAGAAAAGCAGGGAGAATCCGGGGACTCGAAGAGAATGAGGCCCAATCCATAA
- the cenatac gene encoding coiled-coil domain-containing protein 84 isoform X2, translating to MCQTRPGDGFLQSPTECLVVVKEARRTIKTPQVERFDGTKHGGTFWCYCCGIEMERNVTDGNVVVLHGGLLEHMATPEHKKNTQRFWWEYKADPKLMDKVLITTEATDRFKAEVDKALASYVEKEDTVLLQHTHMIQCQERHRLEVLQSFTEPEVEQELSNGGPSQGTPVEEAARPLGSKERAGPSWVKAKADGVGPGKGLTFIGHQDPSNDGNVHTGALPPWLQSDPLKEGSEGAEVGPSLQDFLKHKEQEKVKKLPPNRVGANFDHSSQTNADWLPSFGRVWNSGRRWQSRNQFREEEGKKKREKQGESGDSKRMRPNP from the exons ATGTGTCAGACCAGGCCAGGAGATGGGTTCCTCCAGTCTCCTACGGAGTGTCTTGTTGTG GTGAAGGAGGCCAGACGAACGATTAAGACCCCCCAGGTGGAGAGGTTTGATGGGACTAAGCATGGAGGGACCTTCTGGTGTTACTGTTGTGGAATTGAAATGGAGAGAAACGTCACCGACGGCAACGTGGTTGTTTTACACGGGGGCTTGTTGGAGCACATGGCTAC accCGAACACAAGAAGAACACCCAGAGGTTTTGGTGGGAGTACAAGGCCGATCCTAAACTTATGGATAAGGTCCTCATCACAACCGAGGCCACTGACAG ATTTAAAGCGGAGGTGGACAAAGCGTTGGCCTCTTATGTGGAGAAGGAGGATACAGTCCTTCTACAG CATACACATATGATCCAGTGCCAGGAGAGGCATCGCCTGGAGGTTCTTCAGTCCTTTACAGAG ccTGAGGTTGAGCAGGAGCTGTCGAACGGAGGTCCGAGTCAAGGGACGCCTGTGGAGGAGGCTGCTAG ACCTCTGGGATCAAAGGAGCGCGCCGGGCCCAGCTGGGTTAAAGCAAAGGCTGATGGGGTGGGACCAGGGAAAGGCCTGACGTTCATTGGTCATCAG GATCCTTCAAACGATGGAAATGTTCACACAG GGGCCCTCCCCCCATGGCTTCAAAGTGATCCACTAAAGGAGGGTTCAGAAGGAGCAGAGGTCGGCCCAAGCCTCCAAGACTTCCTCAAGCACA aAGAGCAGGAGAAGGTTAAGAAGCTTCCTCCTAACCGAGTGGGAGCTAACTTTGACCACAGCTCCCAGACCAACGCAGACTGGCTGCCGTCGTTTGGCCGCGTGTGGAACAGTGGGAGGCGATGGCAGTCGAG GAACCAATTTAGAGAAGAAGAAGGTAAAAAGAAGAGAGAAAAGCAGGGAGAATCCGGGGACTCGAAGAGAATGAGGCCCAATCCATAA
- the ntaq1 gene encoding protein N-terminal glutamine amidohydrolase, protein MQREGYQSITSSRDSCVYTSCYCEENVWKLCEFVNAQTPDLLREVYAVFISNERRTVPLWKQKSGPGNEPVIWDYHVILLHKSSQWGQSFIYDLDSVLACPCDLQLYAEQAFRSDKGLKPAFWRKVRVIPAEVFLKTFASDRSHMKQAGVWQKPPPPYPCIETPDSVMNLDDFISMNPRVGVGNVFSLPEFIQHFTANL, encoded by the exons ATGCAACGGGAGGGTTACCAAAGCATCACTTCCTCCAGAGATAGCTGCGTTTATACGAGCTGCTACTG TGAAGAAAATGTGTGGAAGCTGTGTGAATTTGTCAACGCCCAGACCCCCGACTTGCTCAGAGAGGTGTATGCAGTGTTCATATCCAATGAGAGGAGAACG GTTCCTCTCTGGAAGCAGAAATCTGGCCCAGGAAATGAACCTGTGATTTGG GACTATCATGTGATTCTGCTCCATAAGAGCAGCCAATGGGGGCAGAGCTTCATCTATGACCTGGACTCTGTGCTGGCTTGTCCCTGCGACCTGCAGCTCTACGCTGAGCAGGCCTTCCGTTCGGACAAGGGACTCAAACCAGCCTTCTGGAG GAAGGTGAGGGTCATCCCTGCCGAGGTGTTCCTCAAGACCTTTGCGTCGGACCGCTCACACATGAAGCAGGCCGGAGTGTGGCAGAAGCCCCCACCTCCCTATCCCTGCATCGAGACaccag ATTCGGTGATGAACCTGGATGACTTTATCAGCATGAATCCCCGTGTTGGTGTGGGGAATGTCTTCTCCCTGCCAGAGTTCATCCAACATTTCACAGCGAATCTTTAA